One stretch of Suricata suricatta isolate VVHF042 chromosome 13, meerkat_22Aug2017_6uvM2_HiC, whole genome shotgun sequence DNA includes these proteins:
- the KCNT1 gene encoding potassium channel subfamily T member 1 isoform X5 — MSVPRLHVEDFSLDSSLSQVQVEFYVNENTFKERLKLFFIKNQRSSLRIRLFNFSLKLLTCLLYIVRVLLDDPALGIGCWGCPKQNYTFNASSSEINWAPILWVERKMTLWAIQVIVAIISFLETMLLIYLSYKGNIWEQIFRVSFVLEMINTLPFIVTIFWAPLRNLFIPVFLNCWLAKLALENMINDFHRAILRTQSAMFNQVLILFCTLLCLVFTGTCGIQHLERAGDNLSLLTAFYFCIVTFSTVGYGDVTPKIWPSQLLVVIMICVALVVLPLQFEELVYLWMERQKSGGNYSRHRAQTEKHVVLCVSSLKIDLLMDFLNEFYAHPRLQDYYVVILCPTEMDIQVRRALQIPLWAQRVIYLQGSALKDQDLMRAKMDNGEACFILSSRNEVDRTAADHQTILRAWAVKDFAPNCPLYVQILKPENKFHVKFADHVVCEEECKYAMLALNCICPATSTLITLLVHTSRGQEGQESPEQWQRMYGRCSGNEVYHVRMGDSKFFREYQGKSFTYAAFHAHKKYGVCLMGLKREDNKSILLNPGPRHILAASDTCFYINITKEENSAFIFKQEEKQKRKGQGLYEGSGRLPVHSIVASMGTVAMDLQNTECQPARGGGGGKLALPSENGSGSRRPSIAPVLELADSSALLPCDLLSDPSEDEMTPSEDEGLSVVEYVKGYPPNSPYIGSSPTLCHLLPVKAPFCCLRLDKGCKHNSYEDAKAYGFKNKLIIVSAETAGNGLYNFIVPLRAYYRSRKELNPIVLLLDNKPDHHFLEAICCFPMVYYMEGSVDNLDSLLQCGIIYADNLVVVDKESTMSAEEDYMADAKTIVNVQTMFRLFPSLSITTELTHPSNMRFMQFRAKDSYSLALSKLEKRERENGSNLAFMFRLPFAAGRVFSISMLDTLLYQSFVKDYMISITRLLLGLDTTPGSGYLCAMKITEDDLWIRTYGRLFQKLCSSSAEIPIGVYRTERHVFSGSEPHDLRAQSQISVSVEDGPDTQDTRGPWGAQVGSGGSTQGRHLVGGDPAEHPLLRRKSLPWARRLSRKGSTPAGKAAAAEWASQQRLGLCRRSERQELSELVKNRMKHLGLPTMGYEDVANLTASDVMNRVNLGYLQDELNDQQNTLSYVLINPPPDTRLEPNDIVYLIRSDPLAHVAGSPQSGKDGGGRLASCNPETRDETQL; from the exons ggcgcCCATCCTCTGGGTGGAAAGAAAGATGACTCTGTGGGCGATTCAG GTCATCGTGGCCATAATAAGCTTCCTGGAGACAATGCTCCTCATTTACCTCAGCTACAAA GGCAACATCTGGGAGCAGATCTTCCGAGTCTCTTTTGTCCTGGAGATGATCAACACGCTGCCCTTCATCGTCACG ATATTCTGGGCGCCCCTGCGGAACCTGTTCATTCCCGTGTTTCTGAACTGCTGGCTGGCCAAGCTCGCCCTGGAGAACATGATC AATGACTTCCACCGCGCCATCCTGCGGACGCAGTCGGCCATGTTCAACCAGGTCCTCATCCTGTTCTGCACCCTGCTGTGCCTCGTCTTCACGGG GACCTGTGGCATCCAGCACCTGGAGCGCGCAGGGGACAACCTGTCCCTCCTCACGGCTTTCTACTTCTGCATCGTCACCTTCTCCACCGTGGGCTATGGCGACGTGACGCCCAAGATCTGGCCGTCCCAGCTGCTGGTGGTCATCATGATCTGCGTGGCCCTCGTGGTGCTCCCGCTGCAG TTTGAGGAGCTGGTCTACCTGTGGATGGAGCGGCAGAAGTCGGGGGGCAACTACAGCCGCCACCGGGCCCAGACAGAGAAGCACGTGGTCCTGTGCGTCAGCTCCCTCAAGATCGACCTGCTCATGGACTTCCTGAACGAGTTCTACGCGCACCCCCGGCTCCAG GACTATTATGTGGTCATCCTGTGCCCGACGGAGATGGACATCCAGGTCCGCAGGGCCCTGCAGATCCCCCTGTGGGCCCAGCGGGTCATCTACCTCCAGGGCTCCGCACTCAAGGACCAGGACCTCATGCGAGCCAA GATGGACAACGGGGAGGCCTGCTTCATTCTCAGCAGCCGAAACGAGGTGGACCGCACGGCAGCG gACCACCAGACCATCCTGCGCGCCTGGGCCGTGAAGGACTTTGCACCCAACTGCCCCCTCTATGTCCAGATCCTTAAGCCCGAGAACAAGTTTCATGTCAAATTTGCAG ACCACGTGGTGTGTGAGGAGGAATGTAAGTATGCCATGCTGGCCCTCAACTGTATCTGTCCGGCCACGTCCACGCTCATCACCCTGCTGGTGCACACGTCCCGTGGCCA GGAAGGCCAGGAGTCCCCGGAGCAGTGGCAGCGAATGTACGGACGGTGCTCAGGCAACGAGGTGTACCACGTGCGCATGGGGGACAGCAAGTTCTTCCGGGAGTACCAGGGCAAGAGCTTCACCTACGCCGCCTTCCACGCGCACAAGAA gtACGGCGTGTGCCTCATGGGGCTGAAGCGCGAAGACAACAAGAGCATCCTGCTCAACCCCGGGCCACGGCACATCCTGGCCGCCTCCGACACCTGCTTCTACATCAACATCACCAAGGAGGAGAACTCGGCCTTCATCTTCAagcaggaggagaagcagaagcgGAAGGGGCAGGGCCTGTATGAGGGCTCCGGCCGCCTGCCCGTGCACAGCATCGTCGCCTCCATGG GGACAGTGGCCATGGACCTCCAGAACACAGAGTGCCAGCCGGcgcggggcggcgggggcggcaaGCTAGCGCTGCCCTCGGAGAACGGCTCCGGCAGCCGGCGGCCCAGCATCGCGCCCGTCCTGGAGCTGGCCGACAGCTCGGCCCTGCTGCCCTGCGACCTGCTGAGTGACCCATCGGAGGACGAGATGACGCCGTCGGAGGACGAGGGGCTGTCCGTGGTGGA GTACGTGAAGGGCTACCCCCCCAACTCGCCCTACATCGGCAGCTCACCCACTCTGTGCCACCTCCTGCCCGTGAAGGCCCCTTTCTGCTGCCTGCGGCTGGACAAG ggCTGCAAGCACAACAGTTACGAGGACGCCAAGGCCTACGGCTTCAAGAACAAGCTGATCATCGTCTCGGCCGAGACGGCGGGCAACGGGCTGTACAACTTCATCGTGCCGCTGCGCGCCTACTACCGGTCCCGCAAGGAGCTCAACCCCATCGTGCTGCTTCTGGACAACAA GCCTGACCACCACTTCCTGGAGGCCATCTGCTGCTTCCCCATGGTCTACTACATGGAGGGCTCCGTGGACAA ccTGGACAGCCTGCTGCAGTGCGGCATCATCTACGCGGACAACCTGGTGGTGGTGGACAAGGAGAGCACCATGAGCGCCGAGGAGGACTACATGGCCGACGCCAAGACCATCGTCAACGTGCAGACCATGTTCCG gctcTTCCCCAGCCTCAGCATCACCACGGAGCTCACCCACCCTTCCAACATGCGGTTCATGCAGTTCCGCGCTAAGGACAGCTACTCTCTGGCTCTTTCCAAGTTGGAAAAG AGGGAGCGGGAGAACGGCTCCAACCTGGCCTTCATGTTCCGCCTGCCCTTCGCGGCCGGCCGCGTCTTCAGCATCAGCATGTTGGACACGCTGCTCTACCAG TCCTTCGTGAAGGACTACATGATCTCCATCACCAGGCTGCTGCTGGGCCTCGATACCACGCCAGGCTCCGGCTACCTCTGCGCC ATGAAGATCACGGAGGATGACCTGTGGATCCGCACGTACGGCCGGCTCTTCCAGAAGCTGTGCTCCTCCAGCGCCGAGATCCCCATCGGCGTCTACAGGACGGAGCGCCACGTCTTCTCCGGCTCGGAG CCGCATGACCTCAGAGCCCAG TCCCAGATCTCGGTGAGCGTGGAGGACGGCCCGGACACGCAGGACACGAGGGGGCCCTGGGGCGCACAGGTGGGCAGCGGCGGCAGCACCCAGGGTCGCCACTTGGTCGGCGGGGACCCCGCGGAGCACCCGCTGCTGCGGCGCAAGAGCCTGCCATGGGCCCGGAGGCTGAGCCGCAAGGGGTCTACGCCCGCGGGGAAGGCGGCGGCCGCCGAGTGGGCCTCCCAGCAGCGGCTCGGCCTGTGCCGGCGCTCCGAGCGCCAGGAGCTCTCCGAGCTGGTCAAGAACCGCATGAAGCACCTCGGGCTGCCCACCATGGGCTACG AGGATGTAGCAAATTTAACAGCCAGTGATGTCATGAATCGGGTAAACCTGGGATATTTGCAAG ACGAGCTGAATGACCAGCAGAACACGCTGTCCTACGTCCTCATCAACCCCCCGCCTGACACGCGGCTGGAGCCCAACGACATCGT gtACCTCATCCGCTCCGACCCCCTGGCGCACGTGGCCGGCAGCCCCCAGAGCGGGAAGGACGGCGGCGGCAGGCTGGCCTCCTGCAATCCGGAGACGCGGGACGAGACGCAGCTCTGA
- the KCNT1 gene encoding potassium channel subfamily T member 1 isoform X12, whose protein sequence is MAGAARSRITPSTPRPLRSTAQPSDRGWGGAARGPYSGSEAAPTVHDPAPRRCRAPILWVERKMTLWAIQVIVAIISFLETMLLIYLSYKGNIWEQIFRVSFVLEMINTLPFIVTIFWAPLRNLFIPVFLNCWLAKLALENMINDFHRAILRTQSAMFNQVLILFCTLLCLVFTGTCGIQHLERAGDNLSLLTAFYFCIVTFSTVGYGDVTPKIWPSQLLVVIMICVALVVLPLQFEELVYLWMERQKSGGNYSRHRAQTEKHVVLCVSSLKIDLLMDFLNEFYAHPRLQDYYVVILCPTEMDIQVRRALQIPLWAQRVIYLQGSALKDQDLMRAKMDNGEACFILSSRNEVDRTAADHQTILRAWAVKDFAPNCPLYVQILKPENKFHVKFADHVVCEEECKYAMLALNCICPATSTLITLLVHTSRGQEGQESPEQWQRMYGRCSGNEVYHVRMGDSKFFREYQGKSFTYAAFHAHKKYGVCLMGLKREDNKSILLNPGPRHILAASDTCFYINITKEENSAFIFKQEEKQKRKGQGLYEGSGRLPVHSIVASMGTVAMDLQNTECQPARGGGGGKLALPSENGSGSRRPSIAPVLELADSSALLPCDLLSDPSEDEMTPSEDEGLSVVEYVKGYPPNSPYIGSSPTLCHLLPVKAPFCCLRLDKGCKHNSYEDAKAYGFKNKLIIVSAETAGNGLYNFIVPLRAYYRSRKELNPIVLLLDNKPDHHFLEAICCFPMVYYMEGSVDNLDSLLQCGIIYADNLVVVDKESTMSAEEDYMADAKTIVNVQTMFRLFPSLSITTELTHPSNMRFMQFRAKDSYSLALSKLEKRERENGSNLAFMFRLPFAAGRVFSISMLDTLLYQSFVKDYMISITRLLLGLDTTPGSGYLCAMKITEDDLWIRTYGRLFQKLCSSSAEIPIGVYRTERHVFSGSEPHDLRAQSQISVSVEDGPDTQDTRGPWGAQVGSGGSTQGRHLVGGDPAEHPLLRRKSLPWARRLSRKGSTPAGKAAAAEWASQQRLGLCRRSERQELSELVKNRMKHLGLPTMGYEDVANLTASDVMNRVNLGYLQDELNDQQNTLSYVLINPPPDTRLEPNDIVYLIRSDPLAHVAGSPQSGKDGGGRLASCNPETRDETQL, encoded by the exons ggcgcCCATCCTCTGGGTGGAAAGAAAGATGACTCTGTGGGCGATTCAG GTCATCGTGGCCATAATAAGCTTCCTGGAGACAATGCTCCTCATTTACCTCAGCTACAAA GGCAACATCTGGGAGCAGATCTTCCGAGTCTCTTTTGTCCTGGAGATGATCAACACGCTGCCCTTCATCGTCACG ATATTCTGGGCGCCCCTGCGGAACCTGTTCATTCCCGTGTTTCTGAACTGCTGGCTGGCCAAGCTCGCCCTGGAGAACATGATC AATGACTTCCACCGCGCCATCCTGCGGACGCAGTCGGCCATGTTCAACCAGGTCCTCATCCTGTTCTGCACCCTGCTGTGCCTCGTCTTCACGGG GACCTGTGGCATCCAGCACCTGGAGCGCGCAGGGGACAACCTGTCCCTCCTCACGGCTTTCTACTTCTGCATCGTCACCTTCTCCACCGTGGGCTATGGCGACGTGACGCCCAAGATCTGGCCGTCCCAGCTGCTGGTGGTCATCATGATCTGCGTGGCCCTCGTGGTGCTCCCGCTGCAG TTTGAGGAGCTGGTCTACCTGTGGATGGAGCGGCAGAAGTCGGGGGGCAACTACAGCCGCCACCGGGCCCAGACAGAGAAGCACGTGGTCCTGTGCGTCAGCTCCCTCAAGATCGACCTGCTCATGGACTTCCTGAACGAGTTCTACGCGCACCCCCGGCTCCAG GACTATTATGTGGTCATCCTGTGCCCGACGGAGATGGACATCCAGGTCCGCAGGGCCCTGCAGATCCCCCTGTGGGCCCAGCGGGTCATCTACCTCCAGGGCTCCGCACTCAAGGACCAGGACCTCATGCGAGCCAA GATGGACAACGGGGAGGCCTGCTTCATTCTCAGCAGCCGAAACGAGGTGGACCGCACGGCAGCG gACCACCAGACCATCCTGCGCGCCTGGGCCGTGAAGGACTTTGCACCCAACTGCCCCCTCTATGTCCAGATCCTTAAGCCCGAGAACAAGTTTCATGTCAAATTTGCAG ACCACGTGGTGTGTGAGGAGGAATGTAAGTATGCCATGCTGGCCCTCAACTGTATCTGTCCGGCCACGTCCACGCTCATCACCCTGCTGGTGCACACGTCCCGTGGCCA GGAAGGCCAGGAGTCCCCGGAGCAGTGGCAGCGAATGTACGGACGGTGCTCAGGCAACGAGGTGTACCACGTGCGCATGGGGGACAGCAAGTTCTTCCGGGAGTACCAGGGCAAGAGCTTCACCTACGCCGCCTTCCACGCGCACAAGAA gtACGGCGTGTGCCTCATGGGGCTGAAGCGCGAAGACAACAAGAGCATCCTGCTCAACCCCGGGCCACGGCACATCCTGGCCGCCTCCGACACCTGCTTCTACATCAACATCACCAAGGAGGAGAACTCGGCCTTCATCTTCAagcaggaggagaagcagaagcgGAAGGGGCAGGGCCTGTATGAGGGCTCCGGCCGCCTGCCCGTGCACAGCATCGTCGCCTCCATGG GGACAGTGGCCATGGACCTCCAGAACACAGAGTGCCAGCCGGcgcggggcggcgggggcggcaaGCTAGCGCTGCCCTCGGAGAACGGCTCCGGCAGCCGGCGGCCCAGCATCGCGCCCGTCCTGGAGCTGGCCGACAGCTCGGCCCTGCTGCCCTGCGACCTGCTGAGTGACCCATCGGAGGACGAGATGACGCCGTCGGAGGACGAGGGGCTGTCCGTGGTGGA GTACGTGAAGGGCTACCCCCCCAACTCGCCCTACATCGGCAGCTCACCCACTCTGTGCCACCTCCTGCCCGTGAAGGCCCCTTTCTGCTGCCTGCGGCTGGACAAG ggCTGCAAGCACAACAGTTACGAGGACGCCAAGGCCTACGGCTTCAAGAACAAGCTGATCATCGTCTCGGCCGAGACGGCGGGCAACGGGCTGTACAACTTCATCGTGCCGCTGCGCGCCTACTACCGGTCCCGCAAGGAGCTCAACCCCATCGTGCTGCTTCTGGACAACAA GCCTGACCACCACTTCCTGGAGGCCATCTGCTGCTTCCCCATGGTCTACTACATGGAGGGCTCCGTGGACAA ccTGGACAGCCTGCTGCAGTGCGGCATCATCTACGCGGACAACCTGGTGGTGGTGGACAAGGAGAGCACCATGAGCGCCGAGGAGGACTACATGGCCGACGCCAAGACCATCGTCAACGTGCAGACCATGTTCCG gctcTTCCCCAGCCTCAGCATCACCACGGAGCTCACCCACCCTTCCAACATGCGGTTCATGCAGTTCCGCGCTAAGGACAGCTACTCTCTGGCTCTTTCCAAGTTGGAAAAG AGGGAGCGGGAGAACGGCTCCAACCTGGCCTTCATGTTCCGCCTGCCCTTCGCGGCCGGCCGCGTCTTCAGCATCAGCATGTTGGACACGCTGCTCTACCAG TCCTTCGTGAAGGACTACATGATCTCCATCACCAGGCTGCTGCTGGGCCTCGATACCACGCCAGGCTCCGGCTACCTCTGCGCC ATGAAGATCACGGAGGATGACCTGTGGATCCGCACGTACGGCCGGCTCTTCCAGAAGCTGTGCTCCTCCAGCGCCGAGATCCCCATCGGCGTCTACAGGACGGAGCGCCACGTCTTCTCCGGCTCGGAG CCGCATGACCTCAGAGCCCAG TCCCAGATCTCGGTGAGCGTGGAGGACGGCCCGGACACGCAGGACACGAGGGGGCCCTGGGGCGCACAGGTGGGCAGCGGCGGCAGCACCCAGGGTCGCCACTTGGTCGGCGGGGACCCCGCGGAGCACCCGCTGCTGCGGCGCAAGAGCCTGCCATGGGCCCGGAGGCTGAGCCGCAAGGGGTCTACGCCCGCGGGGAAGGCGGCGGCCGCCGAGTGGGCCTCCCAGCAGCGGCTCGGCCTGTGCCGGCGCTCCGAGCGCCAGGAGCTCTCCGAGCTGGTCAAGAACCGCATGAAGCACCTCGGGCTGCCCACCATGGGCTACG AGGATGTAGCAAATTTAACAGCCAGTGATGTCATGAATCGGGTAAACCTGGGATATTTGCAAG ACGAGCTGAATGACCAGCAGAACACGCTGTCCTACGTCCTCATCAACCCCCCGCCTGACACGCGGCTGGAGCCCAACGACATCGT gtACCTCATCCGCTCCGACCCCCTGGCGCACGTGGCCGGCAGCCCCCAGAGCGGGAAGGACGGCGGCGGCAGGCTGGCCTCCTGCAATCCGGAGACGCGGGACGAGACGCAGCTCTGA
- the KCNT1 gene encoding potassium channel subfamily T member 1 isoform X13 has product MDGWGCPKQNYTFNASSSEINWAPILWVERKMTLWAIQVIVAIISFLETMLLIYLSYKGNIWEQIFRVSFVLEMINTLPFIVTIFWAPLRNLFIPVFLNCWLAKLALENMINDFHRAILRTQSAMFNQVLILFCTLLCLVFTGTCGIQHLERAGDNLSLLTAFYFCIVTFSTVGYGDVTPKIWPSQLLVVIMICVALVVLPLQFEELVYLWMERQKSGGNYSRHRAQTEKHVVLCVSSLKIDLLMDFLNEFYAHPRLQDYYVVILCPTEMDIQVRRALQIPLWAQRVIYLQGSALKDQDLMRAKMDNGEACFILSSRNEVDRTAADHQTILRAWAVKDFAPNCPLYVQILKPENKFHVKFADHVVCEEECKYAMLALNCICPATSTLITLLVHTSRGQEGQESPEQWQRMYGRCSGNEVYHVRMGDSKFFREYQGKSFTYAAFHAHKKYGVCLMGLKREDNKSILLNPGPRHILAASDTCFYINITKEENSAFIFKQEEKQKRKGQGLYEGSGRLPVHSIVASMGTVAMDLQNTECQPARGGGGGKLALPSENGSGSRRPSIAPVLELADSSALLPCDLLSDPSEDEMTPSEDEGLSVVEYVKGYPPNSPYIGSSPTLCHLLPVKAPFCCLRLDKGCKHNSYEDAKAYGFKNKLIIVSAETAGNGLYNFIVPLRAYYRSRKELNPIVLLLDNKPDHHFLEAICCFPMVYYMEGSVDNLDSLLQCGIIYADNLVVVDKESTMSAEEDYMADAKTIVNVQTMFRLFPSLSITTELTHPSNMRFMQFRAKDSYSLALSKLEKRERENGSNLAFMFRLPFAAGRVFSISMLDTLLYQSFVKDYMISITRLLLGLDTTPGSGYLCAMKITEDDLWIRTYGRLFQKLCSSSAEIPIGVYRTERHVFSGSEPHDLRAQSQISVSVEDGPDTQDTRGPWGAQVGSGGSTQGRHLVGGDPAEHPLLRRKSLPWARRLSRKGSTPAGKAAAAEWASQQRLGLCRRSERQELSELVKNRMKHLGLPTMGYEDVANLTASDVMNRVNLGYLQDELNDQQNTLSYVLINPPPDTRLEPNDIVYLIRSDPLAHVAGSPQSGKDGGGRLASCNPETRDETQL; this is encoded by the exons ggcgcCCATCCTCTGGGTGGAAAGAAAGATGACTCTGTGGGCGATTCAG GTCATCGTGGCCATAATAAGCTTCCTGGAGACAATGCTCCTCATTTACCTCAGCTACAAA GGCAACATCTGGGAGCAGATCTTCCGAGTCTCTTTTGTCCTGGAGATGATCAACACGCTGCCCTTCATCGTCACG ATATTCTGGGCGCCCCTGCGGAACCTGTTCATTCCCGTGTTTCTGAACTGCTGGCTGGCCAAGCTCGCCCTGGAGAACATGATC AATGACTTCCACCGCGCCATCCTGCGGACGCAGTCGGCCATGTTCAACCAGGTCCTCATCCTGTTCTGCACCCTGCTGTGCCTCGTCTTCACGGG GACCTGTGGCATCCAGCACCTGGAGCGCGCAGGGGACAACCTGTCCCTCCTCACGGCTTTCTACTTCTGCATCGTCACCTTCTCCACCGTGGGCTATGGCGACGTGACGCCCAAGATCTGGCCGTCCCAGCTGCTGGTGGTCATCATGATCTGCGTGGCCCTCGTGGTGCTCCCGCTGCAG TTTGAGGAGCTGGTCTACCTGTGGATGGAGCGGCAGAAGTCGGGGGGCAACTACAGCCGCCACCGGGCCCAGACAGAGAAGCACGTGGTCCTGTGCGTCAGCTCCCTCAAGATCGACCTGCTCATGGACTTCCTGAACGAGTTCTACGCGCACCCCCGGCTCCAG GACTATTATGTGGTCATCCTGTGCCCGACGGAGATGGACATCCAGGTCCGCAGGGCCCTGCAGATCCCCCTGTGGGCCCAGCGGGTCATCTACCTCCAGGGCTCCGCACTCAAGGACCAGGACCTCATGCGAGCCAA GATGGACAACGGGGAGGCCTGCTTCATTCTCAGCAGCCGAAACGAGGTGGACCGCACGGCAGCG gACCACCAGACCATCCTGCGCGCCTGGGCCGTGAAGGACTTTGCACCCAACTGCCCCCTCTATGTCCAGATCCTTAAGCCCGAGAACAAGTTTCATGTCAAATTTGCAG ACCACGTGGTGTGTGAGGAGGAATGTAAGTATGCCATGCTGGCCCTCAACTGTATCTGTCCGGCCACGTCCACGCTCATCACCCTGCTGGTGCACACGTCCCGTGGCCA GGAAGGCCAGGAGTCCCCGGAGCAGTGGCAGCGAATGTACGGACGGTGCTCAGGCAACGAGGTGTACCACGTGCGCATGGGGGACAGCAAGTTCTTCCGGGAGTACCAGGGCAAGAGCTTCACCTACGCCGCCTTCCACGCGCACAAGAA gtACGGCGTGTGCCTCATGGGGCTGAAGCGCGAAGACAACAAGAGCATCCTGCTCAACCCCGGGCCACGGCACATCCTGGCCGCCTCCGACACCTGCTTCTACATCAACATCACCAAGGAGGAGAACTCGGCCTTCATCTTCAagcaggaggagaagcagaagcgGAAGGGGCAGGGCCTGTATGAGGGCTCCGGCCGCCTGCCCGTGCACAGCATCGTCGCCTCCATGG GGACAGTGGCCATGGACCTCCAGAACACAGAGTGCCAGCCGGcgcggggcggcgggggcggcaaGCTAGCGCTGCCCTCGGAGAACGGCTCCGGCAGCCGGCGGCCCAGCATCGCGCCCGTCCTGGAGCTGGCCGACAGCTCGGCCCTGCTGCCCTGCGACCTGCTGAGTGACCCATCGGAGGACGAGATGACGCCGTCGGAGGACGAGGGGCTGTCCGTGGTGGA GTACGTGAAGGGCTACCCCCCCAACTCGCCCTACATCGGCAGCTCACCCACTCTGTGCCACCTCCTGCCCGTGAAGGCCCCTTTCTGCTGCCTGCGGCTGGACAAG ggCTGCAAGCACAACAGTTACGAGGACGCCAAGGCCTACGGCTTCAAGAACAAGCTGATCATCGTCTCGGCCGAGACGGCGGGCAACGGGCTGTACAACTTCATCGTGCCGCTGCGCGCCTACTACCGGTCCCGCAAGGAGCTCAACCCCATCGTGCTGCTTCTGGACAACAA GCCTGACCACCACTTCCTGGAGGCCATCTGCTGCTTCCCCATGGTCTACTACATGGAGGGCTCCGTGGACAA ccTGGACAGCCTGCTGCAGTGCGGCATCATCTACGCGGACAACCTGGTGGTGGTGGACAAGGAGAGCACCATGAGCGCCGAGGAGGACTACATGGCCGACGCCAAGACCATCGTCAACGTGCAGACCATGTTCCG gctcTTCCCCAGCCTCAGCATCACCACGGAGCTCACCCACCCTTCCAACATGCGGTTCATGCAGTTCCGCGCTAAGGACAGCTACTCTCTGGCTCTTTCCAAGTTGGAAAAG AGGGAGCGGGAGAACGGCTCCAACCTGGCCTTCATGTTCCGCCTGCCCTTCGCGGCCGGCCGCGTCTTCAGCATCAGCATGTTGGACACGCTGCTCTACCAG TCCTTCGTGAAGGACTACATGATCTCCATCACCAGGCTGCTGCTGGGCCTCGATACCACGCCAGGCTCCGGCTACCTCTGCGCC ATGAAGATCACGGAGGATGACCTGTGGATCCGCACGTACGGCCGGCTCTTCCAGAAGCTGTGCTCCTCCAGCGCCGAGATCCCCATCGGCGTCTACAGGACGGAGCGCCACGTCTTCTCCGGCTCGGAG CCGCATGACCTCAGAGCCCAG TCCCAGATCTCGGTGAGCGTGGAGGACGGCCCGGACACGCAGGACACGAGGGGGCCCTGGGGCGCACAGGTGGGCAGCGGCGGCAGCACCCAGGGTCGCCACTTGGTCGGCGGGGACCCCGCGGAGCACCCGCTGCTGCGGCGCAAGAGCCTGCCATGGGCCCGGAGGCTGAGCCGCAAGGGGTCTACGCCCGCGGGGAAGGCGGCGGCCGCCGAGTGGGCCTCCCAGCAGCGGCTCGGCCTGTGCCGGCGCTCCGAGCGCCAGGAGCTCTCCGAGCTGGTCAAGAACCGCATGAAGCACCTCGGGCTGCCCACCATGGGCTACG AGGATGTAGCAAATTTAACAGCCAGTGATGTCATGAATCGGGTAAACCTGGGATATTTGCAAG ACGAGCTGAATGACCAGCAGAACACGCTGTCCTACGTCCTCATCAACCCCCCGCCTGACACGCGGCTGGAGCCCAACGACATCGT gtACCTCATCCGCTCCGACCCCCTGGCGCACGTGGCCGGCAGCCCCCAGAGCGGGAAGGACGGCGGCGGCAGGCTGGCCTCCTGCAATCCGGAGACGCGGGACGAGACGCAGCTCTGA